A section of the Euwallacea fornicatus isolate EFF26 chromosome 12, ASM4011564v1, whole genome shotgun sequence genome encodes:
- the LOC136342621 gene encoding alpha-tocopherol transfer protein-like codes for MTKLPYQFTSEDIVKQGRTTQESIDAIRAWLSSVQSESLPEIQDELIVIFLLSCEHDIPLTKNTIIMYYKCKKNGPEIFDNWNMERLDLKRAMNTVGLSSIPVRTDEDYVVHYFKLQDTNYSNFDLIPAMTVSYMLLDISQERDPPKGLIVIIDTKGVGLMHLVKLKMSALKKYLEFLQEGLPIQIKTIHIINTVSFFGKIMNLIKIFMKSELITMIQTHPPNASQERLFSIVPKKCWPADYGGDLPSVEELHKRTIQQFNEKQDFWALEEEIRKKCS; via the exons ATGACGAAACTACCTTACCAGTTTACATCAGAAGATATTGTGAAGCAAGGTAGAACGACGCAAGAGAGTATAGATGCGATTCGAGCATGGTTGAGCTCCGTGCAGAGCGAATCGCTTCCGGAGATTCAAGACGAACTGATCGTTATTTTCTTGCTATCTTGCGAACACGATATTCCTCTGACAAAAAATACCATAATAATGTATTATAAGTGTAAGAAAAACGGTCCAGAAATATTCGATAACTGGAATATGGAGAGACTTGACCTGAAACGGGCAATGAATACCGT AGGTCTAAGCAGTATTCCTGTCAGAACGGACGAGGACTACGTCGtccattatttcaaattacaaGACACAAATTACTCAAATTTCGACTTAATCCCCGCAATGACTGTGTCGTACATGCTCCTAGATATCTCCCAGGAAAGAGATCCGCCTAAAGGTTTAATCGTTATCATTGATACCAAAGGT GTGGGCCTAATGCACCTCGTAAAACTCAAGATGTCcgcattgaaaaaatatctagAATTCCTCCAAGAAGGTTTGCCAATCCAAATTAAGACGATTCACATTATCAACACCGTGAGTTTCTTCGGCAAAATTATGAATCTGATCAAAATATTCATGAAGAGTGAGCTCATTACCATG ATACAAACTCATCCTCCGAATGCTAGCCAAGAGAGATTGTTTTCTATAGTCCCAAAAAAATGTTGGCCAGCAGACTATGGAGGCGACTTGCCCTCGGTCGAGGAACTGCATAAAAGGACGATCCAGCAGTTTAACGAGAAGCAAGATTTTTGGGCTTTAGAGGAAGAAATTCGAAAGAAATGCTCCTGA
- the LOC136342617 gene encoding uncharacterized protein: MPKTTQDKPKKSQSKYTFNDLNRDLIDLDHFCEENDIKIKDRIELLKPITSKIPKKPLSRFTLLYWLLFLGAVGLVVIIVRKNWEPISWHIAAVTRITMIKVLPYYDWRYLKDERCLIPKWFSSSVKKPEEVFDCDLCESFRDFNDFFVALNEENSSVMISQFIDLDRPILIPGVIDYWITKTPEDFISQLLDQKEFSFSFPCNLETNIHNNKRDDIDLQELFEKTPNFDSFFLHFQNCDKEAMRIFRNYTYRPSIVPDEIAPVSYNWLIWNKNYGPTKYKKLNLIEKHTVVGQLFGSTALRLIPRKNCADICDTIEGALPAGYILIFTSLWDLEYSPQGEEDNMAVVLEIR; encoded by the coding sequence ATGCCGAAGACAACTCAAGACAAGCCGAAAAAATCTCAATCCAAGTACACCTTCAATGATCTAAATCGGGATCTCATCGACCTCGACCACTTTTGCGAAGAGAACGACATCAAGATCAAAGATAGAATCGAGCTGCTGAAACCCATAACTTCCAAAATACCGAAGAAACCTCTAAGTCGTTTCACATTACTGTACTGGTTGCTGTTTCTCGGAGCTGTCGGATTGGTGGTGATAATCGTGAGAAAGAATTGGGAACCAATTTCATGGCACATTGCCGCAGTTACCAGAATTACCATGATCAAGGTTCTGCCATACTACGATTGGAGATATTTGAAGGATGAGCGTTGTTTAATACCTAAATGGTTTTCTTCTTCGGTGAAAAAGCCAGAAGAGGTCTTCGATTGCGATCTCTGCGAATCATTCAGAGATTTTAACGACTTTTTTGTTGCGTTGAACGAAGAAAATTCCTCGGTTATGATTAGTCAATTTATAGATTTGGATAGGCCGATTCTAATCCCCGGAGTCATTGATTACTGGATCACGAAGACCCCCGAAGACTTTATCAGCCAGCTACTTGACCAGAAAGAATTCTCCTTTTCCTTTCCTTGCAATTTGGAAACTAACATCCACAACAACAAACGCGACGACATCGATTTACAAGAGCTTTTTGAGAAAACTCCCAACTTCGACAGCTTCTTCCTGCACTTCCAAAACTGCGATAAAGAGGCCATGAGGATATTCAGGAATTACACGTACAGGCCTTCCATCGTTCCCGACGAAATTGCCCCGGTGAGCTACAACTGGCTAATatggaataaaaattacgGCCCCACCAAGTACAAGAAGCTAAATTTGATCGAGAAACACACTGTAGTCGGCCAGTTGTTTGGAAGTACTGCTTTGAGGCTGATCCCAAGAAAAAACTGTGCAGATATTTGCGATACTATAGAGGGAGCGTTACCAGCAggttatattttaatattcaccAGTCTCTGGGATTTGGAGTATTCGCCTCAAGGGGAGGAGGACAATATGGCTGTTGTATTGGAAATCAGATAG
- the Atx2 gene encoding ataxin-2 homolog yields MNKRKTRGGSVRGQRQRSLGTEGVYSNPTFMHAATSQVGNVARITTASGQVWEGVFRTFSQNFDVVLEVVAKVENPDAPDSRLLTETHRDKLIFKPCDILNMTFKNVDLDFPVKDTFQTDTAISARLNGNRNEEKELEPWDAGQLNGNDLNLDLEASNGWDVQDMFRKNEQEYGVQSTFDHSLRGYTVPLQASDSADFKEAQAKAEQIASEIENQPGHRARLELENGDEEAAFAAVVRPNQQQESNGKYIPPAKRKGQNNGKLVRSTPPPSGGSSAQNSPSPKETRAPIQYPAHSGAHQGHQNNIHPISPNAHTPPQQPHPPQGPQPVQHMPPPPHVHAAVPPQVLTPQVQNIPPQIHAQPMPMPQHVPLPNNPPPRPNSHTPPHQYTQGPSPRPGGPHAVPHTGPPHGKPQMNGEIKSGPQQRQQRHQQQYHPDRIMHAGPPGHPQGPPPQQVAYQDVKQEQGPPHSIPPPQQVSRSQPPPPQAVQNQETLKELHAFSQDFTLSSMPAHTSPTLQPVPAPHVQQGLANQSLSHIQGTESPQMVTQMAPPVQTHSAGTSPSGSSSNLSAHSSIQEQLQTSISSQKQPSPAQSPQSIESEKLQSAVAKSKLNPNAKEFVLNPTAKPFQPRSPSTPSASRPHTPQTPSHSPYIAVSGPGGGPPMPVTMMPMHYMAISQPQYQPPPPPQSSRMRKIPMSQIRNDMASQMQHAAAVTGQPLLAPAPLPQFIYPSAAAAAHSMNQAAAAYQPTVAAMHAAAAATIRMYDSAAAASAAQAQLPYLPPQPSGTPSPAQSYNPAAVQQQQGPPQGYQAVQHTQQAPPQVGMQNIGMFCIPAQPHLMPNVPYLQQAPPPGPPQHLQVLVQHQHPSQGGNHHGQNP; encoded by the exons ATGAACAAGAGAAAGACCAGGGGAGGCTCTGTCAG AGGCCAAAGACAGAGGTCTCTAGGAACTGAAGGGGTCTATAGCAATCCCACTTTTATGCATGCAGCCACCTCACAAGTAGGTAACGTGGCACGGATAACTACAGCCTCTGGGCAAGTGTGGGAAG GTGTCTTCAGaacattttcccaaaatttcgATGTAGTTCTGGAAGTGGTTGCAAAGGTGGAAAATCCTGACGCACCTGACTCTCGTTTATTAACGGAGACACATAGGGACAAGTTAATCTTTAAGCCATgtgatattttgaatatgacttttaaaaatgtggATCTGGATTTTCCCGTTAAGGACACTTTTCAG ACTGACACTGCAATTTCTGCAAGATTAAACGGTAATAGAAATGAAGAAAAGGAACTAGAGCCGTGGGACGCAGGCCAATTAAACGGGAATGATTTAAACCTAGATCTGGAAGCGTCAAACGGGTGGGATGTTCAAGACATGTTTCGCAAAAATGAGCAAGAATATGGG GTACAATCAACATTTGACCATTCCTTGAGGGGCTACACAGTTCCGTTGCAGGCAAGTGATTCAGCAGACTTCAAAGAGGCTCAAGCAAAGGCTGAACAAATTGCTAGTGAAATTG AGAATCAACCGGGCCATCGGGCTAGGTTGGAATTAGAAAATGGAGATGAAGAAGCTGCTTTTGCTGCAGTTGTAAGGCCAAATCAACAACAAGAATCTAACG GAAAATACATTCCTCCAGCGAAGAGAAAGGGACAAAATAATGGTAAATTGGTCCGTAGTACTCCCCCACCATCAGGCGGGTCTAGCGCTCAAAATTCGCCCTCGCCGAAAGAAACCCGAGCGCCAATTCAGTATCCAGCTCATAGTGGCGCACACCAAGGCCATCAAAATAACATTCACCCCATTTCACCAA ATGCCCACACTCCACCTCAGCAACCACACCCACCGCAGGGTCCCCAACCTGTACAACATATGCCTCCCCCCCCTCATGTTCACGCGGCAGTACCACCCCAGGTTTTGACGCCTCAGGTGCAGAATATTCCTCCTCAAATACACGCACAGCCAATG CCTATGCCGCAACATGTGCCACTGCCTAATAATCCACCCCCGCGCCCGAATTCGCATACGCCACCGCATCAATATACTCAAGGGCCGTCACCCAGACCCGGCGGTCCTCATGCAGTGCCTCATACGGGACCGCCTCACGGCAAACCTCAAATGAATGGCGAAATCAAATCCGGGCCGCAACAAAGACAGCAGCGTCATCAGCAGCAATATCATCCAGATCGAATCATGCACGCTGGGCCGCCTGGACATCCTCAGGGTCCGCCGCCGCAACAGGTTGCGTATCAGGATGTTAAACAG GAACAAGGTCCACCGCACTCAATTCCTCCACCCCAGCAAGTGTCCCGTTCTCAACCGCCACCCCCGCAAGCGGTTCAAAACCAGGAAACCCTGAAAGAGCTTCATGCTTTTTCGCAAGATTTTACCTTGTCGTCAATGCCTGCTCATACGAGTCCCACATTACAGCCGGTTCCTGCACCACATGTCCAACAGGGATTGGCTAATCAGAGCCTTTCTCATATACAGGGCACGGAATCACCGCAAATGGTGACTCAAATGGCGCCACCGGTGCAGACGCACAGCGCCGGCACGTCACCTAGTGGAAGCAGCAGCAATCTGAGTGCACACAG TAGCATACAGGAGCAACTTCAAACATCTATCAGCTCGCAGAAGCAACCGAGTCCCGCTCAAAGTCCGCAGAGCATCGAAAGCGAGAAACTGCAGAGTGCGGTGGCTAAGTCGAAATTGAATCCAAATGCCAAGGAATTTGTGTTGAATCCTACGGCTAAGCCATTCCAACCCAG ATCGCCGAGTACTCCTTCTGCAAGCAGACCGCATACACCCCAAACGCCATCTCATAGTCCTTACATTGCTGTGAGCGGACCTGGGGGCGGTCCACCGATGCCTGTTACTATGATGCCCATGCATTACATGGCAATCAGTCAACCCCAGTACCAGCCGCCTCCACCTCCGCAGTCAAGTAGAATGAGAAAAA TTCCGATGAGTCAAATCCGGAACGACATGGCATCTCAGATGCAACACGCCGCAGCTGTAACGGGGCAACCGTTGCTTGCACCCGCTCCACTTCCGCAGTTCATATATCCGTCGGCTGCTGCAGCGGCGCACAGCATGAACCAGGCCGCCGCTGCATATCAGCCGACGGTTGCTGCTATGCACGCGGCTGCCGCTGCTACAATTAGGATGTATGACTCGGCGGCTGCTGCCTCAGCAGCGCAGGCACAG CTTCCGTACCTACCTCCACAGCCGAGTGGTACCCCCTCTCCGGCGCAGTCTTATAATCCTGCTGCTGTCCAGCAACAACAGGGCCCACCTCAAGGATACCAG GCTGTGCAACATACACAACAGGCTCCACCGCAGGTTGGTATGCAGAATATTGGTATGTTCTGCATACCAGCGCAACCTCATTTAATGCCAAATGTACCTTACCTACAGCAGGCTCCCCCACCGGGGCCCCCGCAGCATCTGCAG GTGCTAGTCCAGCATCAACACCCTTCCCAAGGTGGAAACCATCACGGCCAGAATCCTTAA
- the LOC136342623 gene encoding protein GUCD1, with protein MSCEDASSFRDIPPKHHIELCHYKQKSNWDCGISCVLMVLPQKHRHHLVKNLSKISKIEGFNKSTWTIDLCYLLKRFNIDHVFYTVTIGVHEGYRGNSYYHHVLTKDETRVILKFQEAKENNIPVKKRSISILHLIEQLLNGPIIILTNARLLYCDKCKSNKISTELRKCLPWPTTYQGHYIVLCGYDIERQKIFYRNPSFADHVCQMALSTLEEARKSYGTDEDLIFIYK; from the exons ATGAGTTGCGAAGATGCGTCGAGTTTCAGAG atatACCTCCGAAACACCACATCGAGCTATGCCATTACAAGCAAAAATCCAACTGGGATTGTGGCATCTCTTGCGTTCTCATGGTACTGCCGCAAAAGCATAGACACCATTTAgtcaaaaatttatctaaaattagtaaaattgaGGGTTTTAATAAAAG CACTTGGACGATAGATCTCTGTTATCTACTGAAAAGATTCAACATTGACCATGTCTTCTACACTGTAACTATTGGCGTACACGAAGGGTATCGAGGAAATAGTTACTATCATCATGTTTTAACCAAA GACGAAACCCGGGTAATCCTGAAATTCCAAGAAGCCAAAGAGAACAATATTCCAGTGAAAAAACGTTCCATTTCAATACTACACCTAATCGAACAGCTTCTCAATGGACCCATCATCATCCTCACAAACGCAAGACTTCTTTACTGTGATAAATGCAAATCAAACAAGATCTCAACCGAACTACGGAAATGCCTGCCGTGGCCTACGACATATCAAGGTCATTACATTGTGCTGTGTGGATATGACATTGAGAGACAAAAGATCTTCTATAGGAATCCGTCATTTGCTGACC ATGTTTGCCAGATGGCTCTATCGACGTTAGAGGAGGCGAGGAAAAGTTATGGTACAGATGAggacttaatttttatatataaataa
- the Mob3 gene encoding MOB kinase activator-like 3 isoform X1 produces MKFGYHSIVVTLKKLAIKAGKFHKEILQTFRPKKKFAHGTIRYSLHKQAQASLNSGINLRSAVKLPPGEDLNDWIAVHVVDFFNRINLIYGTISECCTEQTCPTMSGGPRFEYLWADGKHFKKPTPLPAREYISHLMDWIETQINNQAIFPCTSDLPFPRNFNSHCSKILARLHRVFVHVYIHHFQNIVAISAEAHVNTCYKHFYYFVTEHNLVSQKELEPLQEMASRICKDLPT; encoded by the exons ATGAAGTTTGGATATCACAGCATTGTTGTcactttaaagaaattagcGATCAAAGCAGGGAAGTTCCATAAGGAAATTCTTCAG ACCTTTCGgccaaagaagaaatttgctcaTGGTACCATAAGATACAGCTTACACAAACAGGCCCAAGCTAGTCTAAACTCTGGCATAAATCTCAGATCTGCAGTGAAATTACCTCCAGGTGAAGACCTCAATGACTGGATAGCAGTTCATG TGGTAGACTTCTTCAATCGAATAAATCTCATATATGGTACCATATCTGAATGTTGTACAGAGCAGACTTGTCCCACAATGTCAGGAGGTCCTCGGTTTGAGTATTTATGGGCTGATGGAAAGCACTTTAAAAAGCCTACCCCGCTCCCAGCAAGGGAGTACATAAGCCATTTAATGGATTGGATTGaaacacaaataaataatcaggCTATATTTCCCTGCACAAGTGATTTGCCTTTCCCTAGAAATTTCAACTCACACTGCAGCAAGATTTTGGCTCgattacacagggtgtttgtCCATGTCTACAttcatcattttcaaaatattgtggCCATTTCTGCT gAAGCTCATGTGAACACTTGTTACAAACACTTCTATTACTTTGTAACAGAACACAACCTTGTCAGCCAGAAAGAGCTTGAACCTTTACAGGAAATGGCATCCAGAATCTGCAAGGATTTACCCACCTAA
- the Mob3 gene encoding MOB kinase activator-like 3 isoform X2 has translation MALNNFLEFFQLQKGKTFRPKKKFAHGTIRYSLHKQAQASLNSGINLRSAVKLPPGEDLNDWIAVHVVDFFNRINLIYGTISECCTEQTCPTMSGGPRFEYLWADGKHFKKPTPLPAREYISHLMDWIETQINNQAIFPCTSDLPFPRNFNSHCSKILARLHRVFVHVYIHHFQNIVAISAEAHVNTCYKHFYYFVTEHNLVSQKELEPLQEMASRICKDLPT, from the exons ATGGCTTTAAACAACTTCCTTGAGTTTTTTCAACTCCAGAAAGGCAAG ACCTTTCGgccaaagaagaaatttgctcaTGGTACCATAAGATACAGCTTACACAAACAGGCCCAAGCTAGTCTAAACTCTGGCATAAATCTCAGATCTGCAGTGAAATTACCTCCAGGTGAAGACCTCAATGACTGGATAGCAGTTCATG TGGTAGACTTCTTCAATCGAATAAATCTCATATATGGTACCATATCTGAATGTTGTACAGAGCAGACTTGTCCCACAATGTCAGGAGGTCCTCGGTTTGAGTATTTATGGGCTGATGGAAAGCACTTTAAAAAGCCTACCCCGCTCCCAGCAAGGGAGTACATAAGCCATTTAATGGATTGGATTGaaacacaaataaataatcaggCTATATTTCCCTGCACAAGTGATTTGCCTTTCCCTAGAAATTTCAACTCACACTGCAGCAAGATTTTGGCTCgattacacagggtgtttgtCCATGTCTACAttcatcattttcaaaatattgtggCCATTTCTGCT gAAGCTCATGTGAACACTTGTTACAAACACTTCTATTACTTTGTAACAGAACACAACCTTGTCAGCCAGAAAGAGCTTGAACCTTTACAGGAAATGGCATCCAGAATCTGCAAGGATTTACCCACCTAA
- the LOC136342618 gene encoding RNA 3'-terminal phosphate cyclase-like — MSETVTIDGSLLEGGGQILRVALTLSCLKRIPIRIYNIRAGRSKPGLMEQHLKGLELVKDLSNAHVSGASIGSTEISFSPKEIVGGTFNAFVKTAGSISLLLQVALPCALFAQSPINLRLRGGTNAEMAPQVDYMTEVFRPVLEKFGATFDFELVRRGYFPKGGGEVAITIQPVKELKGIHLINPGKVTSISGWSFVAGALPPHISNRMADSARRMLLKVCRNINIESYKEDRNVAVDNASGIILTAYTDTECILGADALGKRNESPEKTGERASEMLLKNMDQQTCVDSHCQDQIIIFMALASGPSSVKTGEITLHTKTAIYVVETLTKVKFNVETLETGGNIIHCTGSR, encoded by the coding sequence ATGTCAGAAACCGTAACCATAGATGGCTCCCTTTTGGAAGGCGGGGGCCAAATTTTAAGAGTCGCCTTAACCTTGAGCTGTCTGAAGCGGATACCTATCCGTATCTACAACATCCGAGCCGGGAGAAGCAAGCCCGGACTAATGGAGCAGCATTTAAAAGGATTAGAACTTGTAAAAGATTTATCAAACGCCCATGTGAGCGGAGCTTCTATAGGTTCCACTGAAATATCGTTCTCTCCGAAAGAAATTGTCGGAGGAACATTCAACGCGTTTGTTAAAACAGCTGGAAGCATTAGTTTACTATTGCAGGTAGCCCTCCCGTGCGCATTATTTGCACAATCTCCTATAAATCTAAGACTGCGTGGGGGAACTAACGCCGAGATGGCCCCTCAAGTGGATTATATGACAGAAGTCTTCAGACCTGTATTGGAGAAGTTCGGGGCTACCTTTGATTTTGAGCTCGTAAGAAGGGGCTATTTCCCCAAAGGAGGAGGCGAAGTAGCAATTACCATTCAACCTGTGAAGGAATTAAAAGGCATTCACTTAATAAACCCTGGGAAAGTAACGTCGATTAGTGGCTGGAGCTTTGTAGCAGGTGCACTACCGCCCCACATATCAAACAGAATGGCTGATAGTGCGAGACGAATGTTGCTAAAAGTCTGCCGTAATATAAACATAGAAAGCTACAAAGAGGATCGTAATGTTGCCGTAGATAACGCGTCGGGAATCATTCTTACAGCATACACGGACACGGAGTGTATTTTAGGCGCAGATGCTCTGGGCAAAAGAAACGAATCTCCTGAAAAAACTGGAGAGAGAGCTTCTGAGATGCTGTTGAAGAACATGGATCAGCAAACGTGTGTGGATAGTCACTGTCAAgaccaaattattatttttatggctTTAGCTTCAGGCCCGTCCAGTGTTAAAACAGGGGAAATTACCCTTCATACGAAAACTGCTATATATGTGGTAGAGACTTTGacgaaagttaaatttaacgtAGAGACTTTGGAGACCGGTGGGAACATTATTCATTGTACTGGATCTCGATAA
- the wkd gene encoding TBC1 domain family member whacked, giving the protein MALSINGDTVSECSEASTLMDGSVISNVPDRHGFLGGAQYSPEPRQGPPPETVLRRERKWLKMLGKWNFYMERNYRNIKERCRKGIPMSIRPRAWLYLCGGQMLLSKHPGRYEDCLNATADAKCLEDIKKDIHRQFPTHEMFSSEDKPGQQELFNVLKAYTIYNPDIGYCQAQAPVAAFLLMHMPAEQAFWCLVSISDKYLQNYYSPNMEVVQRDGFILQGLLKKVCPQVYKHLKKVNAEPMFYCTEWFLCAFTRTLPWDTLLRVWDVFLCEGVKVLFKTALVVLIGCLGTAKSRRNCPGLCETLARLRNPPEELLNEETLIYNINRLDITERDFQIEHQKQSKIIKMEKLAKKNGEQSR; this is encoded by the exons ATGGCTCTATCCATCAATGGAGACACTGTTTCAGAATGTTCTGAAGCTAGTACACTTATGGATGGTTCAGTTATTTCTAATGTACCTGATAGGCATGGCTTCTTAG GAGGTGCACAATACTCCCCAGAGCCAAGGCAAGGGCCCCCTCCTGAAACTGTATTGAGACGAGAGAGAAAATGGCTTAAAATGTTAGGTAAATGGAATTTCTACATGGAAAGAAATTACAGGAACATTAAGGAACGTTGTAGAAaag gAATACCAATGTCAATTCGGCCCAGGGCATGGCTCTACCTTTGCGGTGGTCAAATGCTATTGAGCAAACACCCAGGGCGATACGAAGATTGTCTAAATGCTACTGCTGATGCAAAGTGTTTAGAGGACATAAAAAAAGACATTCACAGGCAATTTCCTACACATGAAATGTTTAGTTCAGAGGATAAACCAgg CCAACAAGAACTGTTTAATGTCCTTAAAGCTTACACGATTTATAACCCAGATATTGGTTATTGCCAGGCGCAAGCTCCGGTGGCTGCTTTTCTCCTTATGCATATGCCTGCTGAGCAAGCATTTTGGTGTCTAGTCTCAATTTCagataaatatttacagaACTACTATTCACCTAACATGGAAGTCGTACAAAGGGATGGATTTATTTTACAAG GATTACTAAAGAAAGTTTGTCCGCAAGTTTATAAACATCTGAAAAAAGTGAACGCAGAACCAATGTTTTACTGCACAGAGTGGTTTTTATGTGCTTTCACTCGCACGCTTCCATGGGACACCTTATTGCGGGTTTGGGACGTATTCTTATGCGAAGGAGTgaaagttttattcaaaacggCTCTTGTAGTATTAATAGGTTGTTTAGGGACTGCTAAAAGTAGAAGGAACTGTCCAG gaTTATGTGAAACTTTGGCCAGATTGAGAAATCCACCTGAGGAATTATTAAATGAAGAGACTCTAATCTACAACATCAACCGCTTGGACATAACAGAACGAGACTTCCAAATAGAACATCAAAAGCAaagcaaaattataaaaatggaaaaactggCCAAAAAGAATGGAGAGCAAAGTAGATAG